Proteins encoded within one genomic window of Glycine soja cultivar W05 chromosome 1, ASM419377v2, whole genome shotgun sequence:
- the LOC114412560 gene encoding GDSL esterase/lipase At2g03980-like: MNSQYLITLSFVLLTLVLPLSSATNSFESYDTKKFPALYVFGDSLIDCGNNNHLPSGGADYLPYGIDFMGGNKPTGRATNGKTVADFLAMHLGLPFVRPYLDLTNHQRNKISTGINYASGGSGILPDTNNVTSLTLDKQIKFFHSTVKHNLHKVFKEKEEIEMHLSESLFFVSTGVNDYFHNGTFRGNKNLALFLLNEFTLRIQRIYNLGARKFLVNNIPPAGCFPSKAIRARPRGKCDEKINKAISFYNRRLPEVLHELQSKLPGFSFVHADLFGFLKGVRETGKSYGIVETWKPCCPNTIYGDLKCHPNTVPCPNRDTHLFWDEHPTQIVNQIYAWLCFNEGTICKSWGLKLIYHA; encoded by the exons ATGAATAGCCAGTATCTCATCACCCTTTCTTTTGTGTTATTAACTTTGGTTTTACCCCTATCATCAGCAACGAACTCATTTGAGTCGTATGACACAAAAAAGTTTCCAGCTTTGTATGTTTTTGGTGATTCCCTGATTGATTGTGGGAACAACAATCATCTTCCAAGCGGTGGAGCAGATTATCTTCCTTatggtatagattttatgggtgGCAACAAACCTACCGGTCGTGCCACTAATGGAAAAACCGTGGCTGATTTCCTTG CTATGCATCTAGGACTACCCTTTGTCCGTCCCTACTTGGATCTTACAAATCATCAAAGGAACAAAATCAGCACTGGCATTAATTATGCATCTGGTGGGTCTGGCATTCTTCCAGACACCAACAAC GTCACGTCTTTGACACTTGACAAGCAAATTAAGTTCTTCCATAGTACTGTTAAGCATAATTTGCATAAGGTgttcaaagagaaagaagaaattgaGATGCATTTATCTGAATCCTTGTTTTTTGTCTCTACGGGGGTGAACGATTACTTCCATAATGGAACCTTCCGCGGCAACAAAAACCTTGCTTTGTTCCTGCTAAATGAATTCACCCTACGCATCCAG AGAATATATAATCTAGGAGCAAGAAAGTTTTTGGTGAACAACATTCCCCCAGCAGGTTGCTTTCCCTCAAAAGCTATCCGCGCTAGACCAAGAGGAAAATGTGATGAGAAAATAAACAAAGCTATCAGCTTTTACAATAGAAGGTTGCCTGAAGTGCTCCATGAGTTGCAGTCAAAGCTTCCTGGCTTCAGCTTTGTACATGCAGATCTCTTTGGGTTCCTTAAGGGGGTGAGGGAAACTGGAAAGAGTTATG GGATAGTGGAAACATGGAAGCCTTGCTGCCCTAACACCATTTATGGTGATCTTAAATGCCATCCCAACACTGTTCCTTGTCCAAACAGAGATACTCATCTTTTCTGGGATGAACACCCCACACAAATTGTAAACCAAATATATGCATGGCTTTGCTTCAATGAGGGGACCATTTGCAAGTCCTGGGGCCTCAAACTAATCTACCATGCCTAG